The following are encoded in a window of Streptococcus pasteurianus genomic DNA:
- a CDS encoding nicotinate phosphoribosyltransferase gives MYQDDSLTLHTDLYQINMMQVYFNQGIHNKNAVFEIFFRKEPFANGYAVFAGLQRMVEYLENLRFTETDIAYLEDLGYPADFIAYLKDFKLELTIRSAKEGDLVFANEPIVQVEGPLAQCQLVETALLNIINFQTLIATKAARIRSVIEDEPLLEFGSRRAQEMDAAIWGTRAAIIGGANATSNVRAGKMFDIPVSGTHAHALVQAYGDDYEAFMAYAGTHKDCVFLVDTYDTLRLGVPAAIRVANELGDKINFLGVRIDSGDMAYLSKKIRKQLDAAGYPNAKIYASNDLDENTILNLKMQKSKIDVWGVGTKLITAYDQPALGAVYKIVSMEDENGVMQDTIKLSNNAEKVSTPGKKQVWRITSRERNKTEGDYITFTDTDVNKLDEVYMFHPTYTYINKIVRDFEAVPLLVDIFDKGKLVYNLPSLSEIQEYARKEFDKLWDEYKRLLNPQDYPVDLSQEVWQNKMNLIDRIRKEAQQKGEVK, from the coding sequence ATGTATCAAGATGATAGTTTAACTCTCCATACAGATTTGTATCAAATCAATATGATGCAAGTTTACTTTAATCAAGGCATTCACAATAAGAATGCAGTTTTTGAAATCTTTTTCCGTAAAGAACCATTCGCCAATGGCTATGCCGTTTTTGCTGGTTTGCAACGTATGGTTGAATACCTTGAAAATCTTCGTTTTACAGAAACAGACATTGCTTATCTAGAAGATTTAGGTTATCCAGCTGATTTTATTGCTTATTTGAAAGACTTCAAATTGGAATTAACCATTCGTTCAGCTAAAGAAGGTGATTTGGTTTTTGCTAATGAACCAATCGTTCAAGTCGAAGGACCGCTTGCCCAATGTCAATTGGTTGAAACAGCTTTGCTTAACATTATTAATTTCCAAACATTGATTGCGACAAAAGCTGCTCGTATTCGCTCTGTCATTGAGGACGAGCCCTTGCTAGAATTCGGTAGTCGTCGTGCCCAAGAAATGGATGCAGCTATTTGGGGAACACGTGCAGCTATTATTGGTGGTGCAAATGCCACTTCAAATGTTCGCGCTGGTAAAATGTTTGACATCCCAGTATCAGGAACACATGCACACGCTTTAGTTCAAGCTTATGGCGATGATTACGAAGCATTCATGGCTTATGCCGGTACTCACAAAGATTGTGTTTTCTTAGTTGATACATACGATACTCTTCGTCTTGGTGTTCCAGCAGCTATTCGCGTTGCCAACGAATTAGGTGATAAGATTAATTTCCTTGGTGTTCGTATTGACTCAGGAGATATGGCTTATTTGTCTAAAAAAATTCGTAAACAGTTAGATGCTGCCGGCTATCCAAATGCTAAGATTTACGCTTCAAATGACTTGGATGAAAATACCATTCTCAACCTTAAAATGCAAAAGTCCAAAATTGATGTCTGGGGTGTTGGAACAAAATTAATCACAGCTTACGACCAACCAGCACTTGGTGCAGTTTATAAGATTGTATCTATGGAAGATGAAAATGGTGTCATGCAAGATACTATTAAGTTGTCAAATAACGCCGAAAAAGTCTCTACACCAGGTAAAAAACAAGTGTGGCGTATTACTAGTCGTGAAAGAAATAAAACAGAAGGTGACTACATCACTTTCACAGACACTGATGTTAATAAACTTGACGAAGTTTACATGTTTCACCCAACATACACTTATATCAATAAAATAGTAAGAGATTTTGAGGCTGTGCCACTTCTTGTTGATATTTTCGACAAAGGGAAATTAGTTTATAACTTACCATCTCTTTCCGAGATTCAAGAATATGCTCGTAAAGAATTTGACAAACTTTGGGATGAATATAAACGCCTGCTTAATCCACAAGATTACCCAGTTGATTTGTCACAAGAAGTTTGGCAAAACAAAATGAACCTTATTGACCGTATCCGAAAAGAAGCACAACAAAAAGGAGAAGTTAAATGA
- a CDS encoding DUF4059 family protein — MFLEIFSLYIKGLLLAIAFVFLVGIIWNFWRAVRKLDKTVKERQAFLYDVLMMSIMTIPVLSFAFMAILLMFKA, encoded by the coding sequence ATGTTTTTAGAAATTTTTAGTCTTTATATCAAAGGACTTCTATTAGCTATTGCTTTTGTTTTTTTAGTTGGTATCATTTGGAATTTTTGGCGTGCTGTTCGTAAGTTGGACAAAACAGTCAAAGAACGCCAAGCTTTTTTATATGATGTGTTAATGATGTCAATTATGACTATCCCAGTTTTGTCCTTTGCATTTATGGCGATTTTATTAATGTTCAAAGCGTAA
- the trxB gene encoding thioredoxin-disulfide reductase, which produces MYDTLIIGSGPAGMTAGLYAARSNLKVGIIEQGAPGGQMNNTSEIENYPGYDHISGPELSMNMHAPLEKFGVENIYGIVKSIEDAGDVKRVITEDTSYEAKTIILATGAKYRTLDVPGEEEYTSRGVSYCAVCDGAFFRNQDLLVVGGGDSAVEEAVYLTQFAKSVTIIHRRDELRAQKILQDRAFANDKINFIWDSVVKEIKGTDIKVSGVTVENVKTGELSEHEFGGIFIYVGVNPVTSMVADLGITDEAGWVITDERMMTPKAGIFAIGDVRQKELRQIATAVGDGAIAGQGVYQYIENMT; this is translated from the coding sequence ATGTACGATACATTAATTATCGGCTCAGGTCCTGCTGGTATGACTGCAGGGCTTTATGCCGCTAGATCTAATTTGAAAGTTGGTATTATTGAACAAGGAGCCCCTGGTGGACAAATGAATAATACCTCAGAAATCGAAAATTACCCAGGATATGACCATATTTCAGGACCAGAATTGTCGATGAATATGCATGCGCCACTTGAAAAGTTTGGTGTTGAAAATATTTACGGTATTGTGAAATCTATCGAGGATGCTGGTGATGTGAAACGTGTCATTACTGAGGATACCAGCTATGAAGCAAAAACAATTATTTTAGCGACTGGTGCTAAATACCGCACTCTTGATGTACCTGGTGAAGAAGAATACACAAGCCGCGGCGTTTCTTACTGTGCTGTCTGTGACGGTGCTTTCTTCCGTAATCAAGATTTATTAGTTGTCGGTGGTGGGGATTCGGCAGTCGAAGAAGCTGTTTACCTCACACAATTTGCCAAATCTGTAACGATTATTCATCGCCGTGATGAATTGCGTGCTCAAAAGATTTTGCAAGATCGTGCTTTTGCTAACGACAAAATCAACTTTATCTGGGATTCTGTGGTCAAAGAAATCAAAGGAACTGATATTAAAGTCTCTGGTGTAACCGTTGAAAATGTTAAAACTGGTGAGCTTAGCGAACACGAATTTGGTGGTATTTTTATCTACGTTGGGGTTAACCCAGTAACAAGTATGGTAGCTGATCTTGGCATCACAGATGAAGCTGGTTGGGTGATAACAGATGAACGCATGATGACACCAAAAGCAGGCATTTTTGCCATTGGAGATGTTCGCCAAAAAGAACTTCGCCAAATCGCGACAGCTGTTGGCGACGGAGCTATTGCTGGACAAGGCGTTTACCAATATATTGAAAATATGACATAA
- a CDS encoding DEAD/DEAH box helicase: MSFNDFNFKPYIREALAELKFTNPTEVQQKLIPVVRSGRDLVGESKTGSGKTHTFLLPIFEKLDENSNNVQVVITAPSRELATQIYQATKQIAEKSETEIRVVNYVGGTDKLRQIEKLKSSQPHIVIGTPGRIYDLVKSGDLEIYKAHTFVVDEADMTLDMGFLDTVDKIAGTLPKDVQILVFSATIPQKLQPFLKKYLTNPVMEKIKTTTVIADTIDNWLVSTKGRDKNAQILEITKALNPYLAMIFVNTKERADELHSYLVSNGLKVAKIHGDIPPRERKRTMNQIKKLSYEYIVATDLAARGIDIEGVSHVINDAIPQDLSFFVHRVGRTGRNDLNGIAITLYKPSDDSDIRELEKMGIKFVPKMLKNGEFQDTYDRDRRANREKSYQKLDTEMIGLVKKKKKKIKPGYKKKIQWKVDEKRKRERRAANRAKGRAERKARKQTF, encoded by the coding sequence ATGTCTTTTAATGATTTTAATTTTAAGCCCTACATTCGTGAGGCGCTTGCAGAGCTTAAATTCACAAATCCGACAGAAGTACAACAAAAGTTAATTCCTGTTGTGCGTTCTGGTCGTGATTTGGTTGGAGAATCTAAAACTGGTTCAGGAAAAACACACACTTTCTTGTTGCCGATTTTTGAGAAATTAGATGAAAACAGTAATAATGTTCAGGTGGTTATCACAGCACCAAGCCGTGAGTTGGCAACGCAAATTTATCAAGCAACCAAACAAATTGCTGAAAAATCTGAAACAGAAATTCGTGTGGTAAACTACGTTGGTGGTACAGATAAACTACGTCAAATTGAAAAATTGAAATCATCTCAGCCACACATCGTCATTGGTACACCTGGTCGTATCTATGATTTGGTCAAATCAGGTGATTTGGAAATTTATAAAGCTCATACCTTTGTTGTTGATGAAGCTGATATGACGCTTGATATGGGATTCCTTGATACAGTGGATAAGATTGCAGGGACATTGCCAAAAGATGTTCAAATTTTGGTTTTCTCAGCGACTATTCCACAAAAATTGCAACCCTTCTTGAAAAAATATTTGACAAATCCAGTCATGGAAAAAATCAAGACAACTACTGTTATCGCAGATACAATCGATAATTGGTTGGTTTCAACTAAGGGACGTGATAAAAATGCGCAAATCTTGGAAATCACTAAAGCCCTAAATCCATATCTTGCCATGATTTTTGTAAACACAAAAGAACGTGCAGATGAATTGCATAGCTATCTTGTGTCAAATGGATTGAAAGTGGCAAAAATTCACGGCGATATTCCTCCACGTGAACGTAAACGCACCATGAACCAAATCAAAAAACTGTCATACGAATACATTGTGGCGACAGATTTGGCAGCGCGTGGGATTGATATTGAAGGAGTTAGTCATGTTATCAATGATGCTATTCCGCAAGATTTATCATTCTTTGTGCACCGTGTTGGACGTACAGGACGTAATGATTTAAATGGTATTGCTATTACGCTTTACAAACCAAGTGACGATTCTGATATTCGTGAACTTGAAAAAATGGGGATTAAATTTGTCCCTAAAATGCTTAAAAACGGTGAATTTCAAGATACTTACGACCGTGACCGTCGAGCTAACCGCGAAAAATCTTACCAAAAATTAGATACTGAAATGATCGGTCTGGTTAAAAAGAAAAAGAAAAAAATTAAACCAGGCTACAAGAAAAAAATTCAATGGAAAGTTGATGAAAAACGCAAACGTGAACGCCGTGCCGCTAATCGTGCCAAAGGACGTGCTGAACGTAAAGCAAGAAAACAAACTTTCTAG
- a CDS encoding amino acid ABC transporter permease, with amino-acid sequence MTLTTLAAGLSWYDKLVEKIPEGQLFSWRAVFDAIPSLIERLPTTLGLTIAGAIFGLLLALLFAIVKINRTKVLYPIQAVFVSFLRGTPILVQLMLTYYGIPLFLKFLKIRYGFDWNINAIPASVFAVTAFAFNEAAYTSETIRAAIQAVNIGEIEAARSLGMTSFQVYRRVIIPNAAVIATPTLINSLIGLTKGTSLAFNAGIVEMFAQAQILGGSDYRYFERYISVALVYWVISIIIEQIGRLIEKRMDIDTPQSSQKEVTGDIR; translated from the coding sequence ATGACTTTAACAACATTAGCAGCTGGCTTGTCTTGGTATGATAAGTTGGTTGAAAAAATTCCAGAAGGTCAATTATTCAGTTGGCGAGCGGTTTTTGATGCCATTCCGTCTTTAATAGAACGTTTACCAACAACGCTTGGCTTAACAATAGCAGGTGCGATATTTGGCTTGTTGTTAGCTTTACTATTTGCTATCGTGAAAATCAATCGCACAAAGGTTTTGTATCCGATTCAAGCTGTTTTTGTTAGCTTTTTACGTGGAACACCTATCCTTGTTCAACTCATGTTGACTTACTACGGTATCCCACTTTTCTTGAAATTTCTCAAAATAAGATACGGTTTTGATTGGAATATCAATGCTATTCCAGCATCTGTTTTTGCGGTAACTGCATTTGCTTTCAATGAAGCGGCATACACTAGCGAAACCATTCGAGCTGCGATTCAAGCTGTTAATATCGGAGAAATTGAAGCTGCGCGTAGCTTGGGAATGACCTCCTTTCAAGTTTACCGTCGCGTAATTATTCCAAATGCAGCTGTCATTGCAACGCCGACGTTGATTAACAGCTTGATTGGCTTGACGAAGGGAACATCATTGGCATTTAACGCAGGTATTGTTGAAATGTTTGCCCAAGCGCAGATTTTAGGAGGTTCGGATTATCGTTATTTTGAACGTTACATTTCAGTTGCGCTTGTTTACTGGGTAATCAGTATTATTATTGAACAAATCGGTCGTCTCATCGAAAAACGAATGGATATCGATACGCCTCAATCAAGTCAAAAAGAAGTGACAGGAGATATTCGCTAA
- the nadE gene encoding ammonia-dependent NAD(+) synthetase: MTLQEKIIAELGVKPSIDPKEEIRVSVDFLKDYLKKHSFLKSYVLGISGGQDSSLAGRLAQIAVEELRAETGDDSYKFVAVRLPYGVQADEEDAQRALKFIQPDVSLVVNIKEGVDGQVRELEKAGIDVSDFNKGNIKARQRMITQYAVAGANSGAVIGTDHAAENITGFFTKFGDGGADVIPLYRLNKRQGKQLLAELGADPAIYEKIPTADLEENRPGIADEVALGVTYNDIDDYLEGKTVSSEAKEKIENWWRKTEHKRHLPITVFDDFWK; the protein is encoded by the coding sequence ATGACGTTACAAGAAAAAATCATTGCTGAATTAGGGGTTAAACCAAGTATTGACCCTAAAGAAGAAATTCGCGTATCAGTTGATTTTCTTAAAGATTATTTAAAAAAACATTCTTTCCTTAAAAGTTATGTTTTAGGGATTTCTGGTGGACAAGATTCAAGCTTGGCAGGACGTTTGGCACAAATTGCCGTAGAAGAACTACGTGCTGAAACTGGCGATGATAGCTACAAATTTGTTGCTGTACGTTTACCGTATGGCGTCCAAGCTGACGAAGAGGATGCTCAACGTGCTCTTAAATTCATCCAGCCAGATGTTAGCCTTGTCGTTAATATCAAAGAAGGTGTTGACGGACAGGTTCGTGAACTTGAAAAAGCTGGCATTGATGTTTCAGATTTCAATAAAGGAAATATCAAAGCACGCCAACGTATGATCACACAATATGCCGTTGCTGGAGCAAATAGCGGAGCTGTTATTGGTACTGACCACGCTGCTGAAAACATCACAGGCTTCTTCACTAAATTTGGTGACGGTGGTGCTGATGTTATTCCTCTTTATCGTTTAAACAAACGTCAAGGAAAACAATTGTTAGCAGAACTCGGTGCAGATCCTGCAATCTATGAAAAAATTCCAACAGCTGACTTGGAAGAAAATCGCCCAGGAATTGCAGACGAAGTTGCTTTAGGTGTCACATATAATGATATTGATGACTATCTTGAAGGTAAAACAGTTTCATCAGAAGCCAAAGAAAAAATTGAAAATTGGTGGCGTAAAACAGAACACAAACGTCACTTACCGATCACAGTATTTGATGATTTCTGGAAATAA
- a CDS encoding amino acid ABC transporter ATP-binding protein translates to MIKITNLTKEFSGQKVLAGLDVDIQKGEVLALVGASGAGKSTFLRSLNFLEKPDFGSIAIGDFKVDFQTISKEDVLVLRRKLAMVFQQFNLFERRTALENVKEGLKIVKKLPDSEATKIAKEELAKVGLSDRENYYPRHLSGGQKQRVALARALAMKPDILLLDEPTSALDPELVGEVEKSIADAAKAGQTMILVSHDMNFVYQVADKVLFLDKGHILEAGKPDDVFNHPKEARTKEFFANYTKTYI, encoded by the coding sequence ATGATTAAAATTACAAATTTAACCAAAGAATTTTCAGGGCAAAAAGTTTTAGCTGGTTTGGATGTTGATATTCAAAAGGGAGAAGTTCTAGCTCTTGTCGGTGCTTCAGGTGCAGGAAAATCAACCTTCTTGCGTAGTCTAAATTTTTTAGAAAAACCTGATTTTGGTAGTATTGCTATTGGTGATTTCAAAGTTGATTTTCAAACGATTTCTAAGGAAGATGTCCTTGTTTTACGTCGTAAATTAGCTATGGTTTTCCAACAATTTAATCTCTTTGAACGCCGAACAGCCCTTGAAAATGTCAAAGAAGGCTTAAAAATTGTCAAGAAGCTTCCAGATAGTGAAGCGACAAAAATTGCGAAAGAAGAATTAGCTAAGGTTGGTTTGTCTGACCGTGAAAACTATTACCCACGTCATTTATCAGGTGGGCAAAAACAGCGGGTGGCTTTGGCGCGTGCTTTGGCAATGAAACCAGATATCCTCTTGCTTGATGAACCCACATCAGCACTTGACCCAGAGCTTGTTGGAGAAGTTGAAAAATCAATTGCGGATGCCGCTAAAGCAGGGCAAACAATGATTTTGGTTAGCCATGACATGAACTTTGTTTATCAAGTGGCAGACAAGGTTTTATTCCTTGATAAGGGGCATATTCTTGAAGCTGGTAAACCAGATGATGTTTTCAATCATCCAAAAGAAGCTAGAACCAAAGAATTCTTCGCAAACTATACAAAAACGTATATTTAA
- the pepC gene encoding aminopeptidase C codes for MSELSSTFTEKLFADFQADSKLRAVENAVTHNGLLKSLETRQSEMENDHAFSIDLTKDKVANQKASGRCWMFAALNTFRHKMISDLNLENFELSQAHTFFWDKYEKSNWFLEQVIATADQELGSRKVKFLFDVPQQDGGQWDMVVALFEKYGVVPKAAYPESISSSNSRELNQYLNKLLRQDAQILREAIAAGADDKAVQAKKEALLQEVFNFLAINLGLPPRTIDFAYRDKDNNYHSDKNITPQEFFKKYVGLDLSEYVSVINAPTADKPYGKSYTVEMLGNVVGSREVRYLNLDMERFKELAIAQMQAGETVWFGSDVGQISDRQKGIMATNVYDFETAMDINFTQDKAGRLDYSESLMTHAMVLTGVDLDENGKSLKWKVENSWGDKVGNKGYFVASDAWMDEFTYQIVVRKEFLTAEERAAYEAEPIVLAPWDPMGALASK; via the coding sequence ATGTCAGAATTATCATCAACATTTACCGAAAAACTCTTTGCTGATTTTCAAGCTGATAGCAAATTACGTGCTGTTGAAAATGCTGTAACTCACAATGGATTGTTAAAATCACTTGAAACACGTCAAAGTGAAATGGAAAACGATCACGCTTTTTCAATTGATTTGACAAAAGATAAGGTTGCCAACCAAAAAGCATCAGGTCGTTGCTGGATGTTTGCAGCACTCAATACTTTCCGTCATAAAATGATTTCAGATTTGAACTTGGAAAATTTTGAGCTTTCTCAAGCCCACACATTCTTCTGGGATAAATACGAAAAATCAAACTGGTTCTTAGAACAAGTTATCGCAACAGCAGATCAAGAACTCGGTAGTCGTAAAGTAAAATTCTTGTTTGATGTGCCACAACAAGACGGTGGACAATGGGATATGGTTGTTGCCCTTTTTGAAAAATACGGTGTCGTACCAAAAGCAGCATACCCAGAATCAATTTCATCAAGCAACAGCCGCGAATTGAACCAATACCTTAACAAATTATTGCGTCAAGACGCTCAAATTTTGCGTGAAGCTATTGCAGCTGGTGCTGATGACAAAGCTGTTCAAGCGAAAAAAGAAGCCCTTCTCCAAGAAGTCTTTAATTTCTTAGCAATCAATCTTGGTTTGCCACCACGCACGATTGACTTTGCTTACCGTGACAAAGATAACAATTATCATTCAGATAAAAACATCACACCACAAGAATTTTTCAAAAAATATGTTGGTTTAGACCTTTCAGAATACGTATCAGTTATCAATGCGCCAACAGCCGATAAACCTTACGGCAAATCTTACACTGTTGAAATGCTTGGTAATGTGGTTGGTAGCCGTGAAGTTCGTTACCTTAACCTTGATATGGAACGCTTCAAAGAATTGGCTATCGCTCAAATGCAAGCTGGTGAAACTGTTTGGTTTGGTTCTGATGTTGGCCAAATCTCAGACCGTCAAAAAGGTATCATGGCGACAAACGTTTATGATTTTGAAACAGCTATGGACATCAATTTCACTCAAGACAAAGCAGGACGTCTTGATTACAGCGAAAGTCTGATGACACACGCTATGGTGCTTACAGGTGTTGATTTGGACGAAAATGGCAAATCTCTTAAATGGAAAGTTGAAAATTCATGGGGAGATAAAGTTGGTAACAAAGGTTACTTTGTCGCTTCAGACGCTTGGATGGATGAATTTACTTACCAAATCGTTGTACGTAAAGAATTTTTGACAGCAGAAGAACGCGCAGCTTATGAAGCAGAACCAATCGTCCTTGCACCATGGGATCCAATGGGAGCTCTTGCAAGTAAATAA
- a CDS encoding transporter substrate-binding domain-containing protein, translating to MKKRRLLSFGFLVMLTLALAACSNQSQSSGKTVIKVATDSDTAPFTYKENDTFKGYDIDVVKAIFKDSKKYKVEFVTTAFDSILTGVDADRYQIAANDFNYNEERAEKYLFSDPISKSNYAITSAEGTSYDSLDDLSGKSTEVISGSNYAQVLEKWNDENPDKEPIKINYASSSTGLTTRVQHIENGTIDFILYDAISSNYLVEDQGFNLTVTNVTDDIGGATDGLEYLLFADTDEGTKLQKFVNKRIKELKDDGTLAELSEQYFGGDFVSTIN from the coding sequence ATGAAAAAGAGGAGATTACTATCGTTTGGTTTCTTGGTTATGCTGACACTAGCTCTGGCGGCTTGTTCCAATCAATCACAATCAAGTGGTAAAACAGTCATCAAAGTGGCAACAGACTCAGATACAGCACCATTTACTTACAAAGAAAATGACACCTTTAAAGGTTATGATATTGATGTGGTGAAAGCCATTTTTAAGGATTCCAAGAAATATAAAGTTGAATTTGTGACAACGGCGTTTGATTCTATTTTAACAGGAGTAGATGCAGACCGTTACCAAATTGCGGCAAATGACTTTAACTATAATGAAGAACGTGCTGAAAAGTACCTTTTCTCAGACCCAATTTCTAAATCAAACTATGCCATAACAAGTGCTGAAGGGACAAGTTATGATAGTCTTGATGATTTATCTGGAAAATCAACTGAAGTGATTTCAGGTTCTAACTATGCTCAAGTTTTAGAAAAATGGAACGATGAAAATCCTGATAAAGAGCCGATTAAGATTAATTACGCTTCTAGCTCAACAGGATTGACAACACGTGTGCAACATATTGAAAATGGGACAATCGACTTTATTTTGTATGATGCGATTTCATCGAATTATCTCGTTGAGGACCAAGGCTTCAATTTGACAGTGACCAATGTAACAGATGATATTGGCGGCGCGACAGATGGTTTAGAGTACCTATTGTTTGCGGATACAGATGAAGGAACCAAACTACAAAAATTTGTCAATAAACGTATCAAAGAATTAAAAGACGATGGCACATTGGCTGAATTAAGCGAGCAATATTTTGGTGGTGACTTCGTTTCAACAATCAATTAA